From Neomonachus schauinslandi chromosome 12, ASM220157v2, whole genome shotgun sequence, the proteins below share one genomic window:
- the LOC110582804 gene encoding LOW QUALITY PROTEIN: taste receptor type 2 member 41 (The sequence of the model RefSeq protein was modified relative to this genomic sequence to represent the inferred CDS: inserted 1 base in 1 codon) — MQPALSAFFMLLFVLLCLLGILANGFIVLVLSRERMRRGRLLPSDMILISLGASRFCLQWVGMVNNFYYFLHLNEYSQGPARQLTGLHWDFLNSAPFWLGSWLSVPFCMKIANFTHPTFLWLKWRFPGSVPWLLMASLLISFIVTLLFFWGNHAVYQGFLIRKFPGNMTFKQWSRRLEIHSSLPLKLITXSVPCSVFLVSIALLINSLRRHTGRMQRSTHSPQDHSGQAHTRALKSLISFLILHALSFASLVIDAAGFFSSESDWYWPWQILIYLCTSVHPYILILSNLRLRGVCSQLLLLARDFWLASVAWSHPEP, encoded by the exons ATGCAGCCAGCACTCTCAGCCTTCTTCATGCTGCTCTTTGTCCTGCTGTGTCTCCTGGGAATCCTGGCCAACGGCTTCATTGTGCTGGTGCTGAGCAGAGAAAGGATGCGGCGTGGGAGGCTGCTTCCCTCCGACATGATCCTCATTAGCTTGGGTGCCTCCCGCTTCTGCCTGCAGTGGGTTGGAATGGTGAACAACTTCTACTACTTCCTCCACCTGAACGAGTACAGCCAAGGTCCTGCCCGGCAACTCACTGGTCTCCACTGGGACTTCCTGAACTCGGCCCCCTTCTGGCTTGGCTCTTGGCTCAGTGTCCCCTTCTGCATGAAGATTGCCAACTTCACCCACCCCACCTTCCTCTGGCTGAAGTGGAGGTTCCCAGGGTCAGTGCCCTGGCTCCTCATGGCTTCTCTCCTGATCTCTTTCATCGTCACCCTGCTCTTCTTTTGGGGAAACCATGCTGTGTATCAAGGATTCTTAATTAGAAAATTTCCTGGGAACATGACCTTCAAGCAGTGGAGCCGGAGGCTGGAAATTCACTCTTCCTTGCCCCTGAAACTTATCA TGTCAGTTCCCTGCTCTGTCTTTCTGGTCTCAATTGCACTGTTGATTAATTCTCTGAGGCGACACACAGGGAGGATGCAGCGCAGCACCCACAGCCCGCAGGACCACAGCGGCCAGGCTCATACCAGAGCTCTGAAGTCACTCATCTCCTTCCTCATTCTTCATGCTCTGTCCTTTGCATCCCTGGTCATTGATGCTGCGGGTTTCTTCTCCTCAGAGAGTGACTGGTACTGGCCATGGCAGATTTTAATCTACCTGTGCACATCTGTCCATCCCTACATCCTCATCCTCAGCAACCTCCGGCTTCGAGGGGTGTGCAGTCAGCTACTTCTGTTGGCCAGGGACTTCTGGCTGGCCTCGGTGGCATGGTCCCACCCAGAACCCTGA
- the LOC123326387 gene encoding olfactory receptor 2F1-like: MRRDNLTWESEFVLLGLSSDRQTQAGLFVLFGAAYLLTLLGNGLIILLIGLDTRLHLPMYFFLCNLSVVDICYTSSGVPQMLVHFLLEKKTISFIRCGTQLFFSLALGGTEFLLLAAMAYDRYVAVCDPLRYVAVMSPRCCAGLAAVSWLVGLANSVVETVVTMHLPTCGHRVLNHVAVWMSHTPDCHGGSSLVGLLGPRAECWVGTQLC; this comes from the coding sequence ATGAGGAGGGACAACCTGACCTGGGAAAGTGAGTTTGTCCTCCTGGGCCTCTCCAGTGACAGGCAGACCCAGGCTGGACTCTTTGTCCTGTTTGGGGCCGCCTATCTGCTGACCCTGCTGGGCAACGGGCTCATCATCCTCCTGATCGGACTGGACACACGACTGCACCtgcccatgtacttcttcctctgcAACCTCTCGGTGGTGGACATTTGCTACACCTCTAGTGGGGTGCCCCAGATGCTGGTGCACTTCCTGCTGGAGAAGAAGACCATCTCCTTCATCCGATGTGGGACCCAGCTCTTCTTCTCACTGGCCCTGGGGGGTACCGAGTTCCTGCTGCTGGCCGctatggcctatgaccgctacgTGGCTGTCTGTGACCCCTTGCGCTATGTGGCAGTGATGAGCCCAAGGTGCTGTGCTGGGCTGGCAGCTGTCTCTTGGCTCGTAGGCCTGGCAAATTCTGTGGTGGAGACGGTGGTCACCATGCACCTGCCCACCTGTGGACACCGCGTGCTGAACCACGTGGCTGTATGGATGTCACACACACCAGATTGTCATGGTGGCTCCAGTCTCGTGGGGCTGCTGGGGCCCAGAGCTGAATGCTGGGTAGGAACTCAGTTGTGTTAA